Proteins co-encoded in one Bacillus sp. FSL H8-0547 genomic window:
- the gatC gene encoding Asp-tRNA(Asn)/Glu-tRNA(Gln) amidotransferase subunit GatC, translating into MSRISKEEVKHVANLARLAITEEETEMFTTQLDAIITFAEQLNELDTTGVEPTTHVLEMKNILREDKAEKGLPVEDVVKNAPDHKDGYIRVPSILE; encoded by the coding sequence ATGTCACGCATTTCAAAAGAAGAAGTGAAGCACGTTGCAAATCTTGCACGTTTAGCGATAACAGAAGAAGAAACGGAAATGTTCACAACGCAGCTCGATGCGATCATCACGTTCGCCGAGCAGCTGAATGAGCTCGATACAACTGGCGTAGAGCCGACAACACACGTCCTTGAGATGAAAAACATCCTGCGCGAGGACAAAGCAGAAAAAGGATTGCCGGTTGAGGACGTTGTGAAGAACGCTCCTGACCATAAAGACGGATACATCCGCGTACCGTCAATCTTAGAATAG
- a CDS encoding glycerophosphodiester phosphodiesterase — MQTIPQPERKKKTALKISSVILITSLLFLIIIQFIPVTQTENQTFLKKGNRPLIIAHQGGAGMAPGNTMAAFSLSEKLGVDMLEMDVHLSKDGEAVVIHDNTVDRTTNGTGAVKDMTLNELQKLDAGYHFIGPDGSYSYRNKGITIPAMDEIFKEFPGYPMTIELKTDDPALADKMAELIRKHNMSDKVIIASFYDDALAYFIEATDGTVPVSSAREATRNFVIAHKLYADRIIPMEKYTAVQIPMEASGLNLATERLTESLHKRGIAVQYWTINDEDSVRKLARIGADGIMTDHPNIVKKVLDQEL, encoded by the coding sequence ATGCAAACCATACCTCAGCCCGAAAGAAAAAAGAAAACCGCACTAAAAATATCCTCAGTCATCCTCATCACTTCATTGCTCTTTTTAATCATCATTCAATTCATCCCTGTCACTCAAACGGAAAACCAGACGTTTCTCAAAAAAGGAAACCGGCCGCTCATCATCGCTCACCAGGGCGGTGCCGGCATGGCGCCGGGTAATACGATGGCTGCTTTTTCGCTGTCTGAAAAGCTCGGAGTGGATATGCTGGAGATGGATGTTCACTTATCAAAAGACGGTGAAGCAGTGGTCATTCATGATAACACTGTTGACAGAACCACAAACGGTACAGGGGCTGTCAAAGACATGACGCTAAACGAACTGCAGAAACTTGATGCAGGCTATCATTTCATCGGTCCGGACGGAAGCTATTCTTACCGGAATAAAGGCATCACCATACCCGCCATGGATGAAATCTTCAAAGAGTTCCCCGGTTATCCGATGACGATTGAACTTAAAACGGACGATCCGGCATTAGCAGACAAAATGGCAGAACTGATCAGAAAGCACAATATGAGCGACAAAGTGATTATCGCCTCCTTTTACGACGATGCACTGGCTTATTTTATTGAAGCGACGGACGGGACGGTTCCTGTCAGCTCTGCCCGGGAAGCCACGCGTAATTTTGTCATCGCCCACAAACTTTACGCAGACCGCATCATTCCGATGGAAAAATACACTGCCGTCCAAATCCCGATGGAGGCAAGCGGCCTTAACCTGGCAACGGAGCGGCTGACAGAATCGCTCCACAAGCGCGGCATCGCAGTCCAGTACTGGACAATCAACGATGAAGACAGCGTCAGGAAGCTTGCCCGGATTGGCGCAGACGGTATTATGACGGATCATCCGAACATTGTGAAGAAGGTACTGGATCAAGAACTTTAG
- a CDS encoding LacI family DNA-binding transcriptional regulator, translating to MAATIKDIAEKAGVSIATVSRVLNFDETLSVGDETKKRIFEVAEELSYKKRKTKKSLVPKIAIVHWYTALEELNDLYYMSIRLGIEERAKHHNLQLATYFYDDFDEINQDQLQGIIAVGKFSRQQAEEFKKAARNVVFVDSSPDSERFDSVIVDFERATERVLDHFIAKGHTQIGYIGGRETYREHTEKLDDQREQTFIKYMGERNMLREDAIFIGAFTVQDGHRMMSEAIAKLGDNLPTAFFAANDSIAIGSIQALHEKGIRVPEQVSIIGVNDISVSKYIFPSLTTVKVYTEVMGETAVDLMVERITERKIAKQVTIATKLKLRQSCR from the coding sequence ATGGCGGCTACAATTAAAGATATAGCTGAAAAAGCGGGTGTTTCCATTGCGACGGTTTCAAGGGTGCTGAATTTCGACGAAACGCTGTCAGTCGGGGACGAAACGAAAAAACGCATATTTGAAGTGGCCGAGGAGCTGTCTTATAAAAAGCGGAAGACGAAAAAAAGCCTCGTGCCGAAGATTGCGATCGTCCACTGGTACACAGCCCTTGAGGAGCTGAATGACCTCTACTACATGTCAATCAGACTTGGCATTGAGGAGCGGGCGAAGCATCACAATCTTCAGCTTGCGACTTACTTTTATGATGACTTTGACGAGATCAATCAGGATCAGCTGCAGGGAATCATTGCTGTAGGCAAATTCAGCAGGCAGCAGGCAGAGGAATTCAAAAAAGCGGCCCGCAACGTCGTCTTTGTCGATTCAAGTCCGGATTCAGAACGCTTTGATTCGGTCATCGTTGATTTCGAGCGGGCAACGGAACGCGTCCTCGACCACTTTATCGCAAAGGGCCACACGCAAATCGGCTATATCGGCGGCCGCGAAACCTACCGTGAGCACACAGAAAAGCTCGACGATCAGCGTGAGCAAACGTTCATCAAGTACATGGGAGAGCGGAACATGCTGCGAGAGGATGCTATTTTCATCGGCGCCTTCACCGTTCAGGACGGCCACCGCATGATGTCAGAAGCCATCGCAAAGCTTGGCGACAATTTGCCGACCGCCTTCTTTGCAGCCAATGACAGCATCGCCATCGGCAGCATCCAGGCCCTGCACGAAAAAGGCATTCGCGTGCCAGAGCAGGTCAGCATCATCGGCGTCAATGACATCAGTGTCTCAAAGTACATCTTCCCGTCACTGACCACAGTCAAAGTCTACACCGAAGTCATGGGCGAAACCGCCGTGGATTTGATGGTCGAACGCATCACCGAGCGCAAAATCGCCAAACAGGTGACGATCGCAACCAAGCTGAAGCTGCGTCAGAGCTGCAGATAA
- a CDS encoding aldose epimerase family protein, whose amino-acid sequence MNILHETILKHPQQNIEKYTLENSQGYSVSFLNLGGAITSIMAPDKNGTFENVVLAYDHAEQYLENPYYLGALIGRVAGRIQDAQLGPYKLEANEGEHQLHGGTHGFHSVYWNVRTEKRDDAAVAVLTHFSRDGEGGYPGNLDVQVTYTLDCDNTFTIDYEARSDKDTWLSMTNHSYFNLSADGGRDVLSHSLQLNAEGIAEMDGDQLPTGKWIPVKDTPFDLKTGKLVREAAESDNRHIVNAGNGFDHLFLLEQRDLNQIIVQEEESGRRMTVQTSEPAAVIYTANKMDTVHPLKAEQAKGPYAAICVETQRIPESLLVPGLPTHRLAAHEAYRSRTSFTFGFV is encoded by the coding sequence ATGAACATCCTTCACGAAACGATTCTCAAGCATCCGCAGCAAAACATTGAGAAATACACCCTTGAAAACAGCCAGGGCTATTCAGTCAGCTTCCTGAACCTCGGCGGGGCCATCACATCCATCATGGCACCTGACAAAAACGGAACCTTTGAAAATGTTGTTCTCGCATATGACCATGCGGAGCAGTACCTTGAAAATCCGTATTACCTCGGCGCTCTTATCGGACGCGTTGCCGGCCGCATTCAGGATGCGCAGCTTGGACCTTACAAGCTTGAGGCAAACGAGGGAGAGCATCAGCTGCACGGCGGTACTCATGGATTCCACAGTGTTTACTGGAACGTCAGGACAGAAAAACGCGATGATGCGGCTGTTGCCGTCCTTACACACTTCAGCAGGGACGGAGAGGGCGGATATCCCGGCAACCTTGACGTGCAGGTGACCTACACGCTTGACTGCGACAATACGTTTACGATTGACTACGAAGCGCGGTCTGATAAAGACACGTGGCTCAGCATGACAAACCATTCGTACTTTAACCTGTCTGCAGACGGCGGGCGGGACGTTCTCAGCCATTCGCTGCAGCTGAATGCAGAAGGCATCGCAGAAATGGATGGAGATCAGCTCCCGACAGGAAAGTGGATTCCTGTAAAAGACACCCCGTTTGATCTGAAAACTGGTAAACTGGTAAGAGAAGCAGCAGAGTCGGACAACCGGCACATCGTAAATGCTGGAAACGGGTTTGATCACCTTTTTCTCCTTGAACAGCGGGACCTTAACCAGATCATCGTTCAGGAAGAAGAAAGCGGCCGGAGGATGACGGTGCAGACGTCAGAGCCTGCAGCAGTTATCTATACGGCCAACAAAATGGACACGGTGCATCCGCTGAAGGCGGAACAGGCAAAAGGGCCATACGCAGCAATCTGCGTAGAAACACAGCGGATTCCGGAATCACTGCTCGTGCCGGGACTCCCGACGCACAGGCTTGCAGCACATGAAGCGTACAGATCCAGAACATCATTTACATTTGGATTCGTTTAA